The Nitrospirota bacterium DNA segment TTAGGGGCATCTCTGATTTGTGCTGGGTGTATAGGGTGTCAGGAGTGAGCGGATTGAGGTGGGTTGCCTATAGGGTTGTGTCGGGATTCCTGCCGGAGAGGAACGCCGAGGGTAATCAGGTGGTCAGGGCATTTTTGGATAGTGATGCACCCATGTTGTGTAAGAAACGGTTTTTGGGGGAGAAGATCAATCTTGATTCCATGTTTCGAGACTTCATCATATTAAAGCCATGGTCTAAGGATGAAAAGGGAGTCTTGGTGTTGGAGTACAGTCAGAAATTCGATCTGTTTATTGCATTATTTGACCTTCAACGAATGATGAAAGATTACTATGTGGTTCTGGAGCCATGTTGGGCAGGATACTGTGATCCTAGTATTCTGATGTTCATGTCCTCCCTCAATGAAGTGATCGTTCAGTGTCCGGAGAGAAGTGATCTGGAATTCATTTCTGGCTTGAAGAGTAACCTTATCCCGATAGGTTTGGGTTCGTCGGACTGGATTGACTCAGAGCTATTTGCGCCTAAAGCGGAAGGCTCCTCGAAAGAATATGATTTGGTCATGGTGGCCAATTGGGCTAAGCACAAGAATCATCGGCAGCTATTTAAGGCCCTTCGCCACGTGAAACATCGACCGATTTCTCTTTTGCTAATTGGTGTCGATTGGGGTGGCCGTACGGACAAGGACATTGCCGCAGAAATGAACGAGTATGACCTCTCACACGTGAAGTTGGAAATTAGGAAAAGTATTCCAGCCAGTGAAGTCGCTGTCTGTCTTCGGAAATCAAAAGTCTTCTTGTTATTGTCTGAAAAAGAGGGAAGCAATCGGGCGATTGTGGAGGCGCTCTTTGCAGATATTCCCGCAATCCTGTATGAGAATTTTATAGGTGGCGCAAGAGGGAAGATTAACGAGCAAACTGGAGTTCTGTCATCCTTCGAGGAGCTTCATTTGAAGATTGATTATATGCTTGAAAGTTACGGGATGTTTACACCTCGAGCATGGGCTTTGGAGCATACCGGCTCGAAGAACGCTACAAGAAAACTAAACAGCTTGCTCAAGAGCATTGCAGTGTCCAAGGCTGAAAGATGGACGACGGACATCGTAGAGAAAGTTAATAATCCAAATTTTTCATATAAAGTTAAAGAGTCGATTCCGTTAGATCGGCAAGCAAGAGCGATCGCAAAGTCCTACTATAGATGATGAAGGTGGAAATCGACCTGGTCGTTGTCAGGCCTCCTCCGAGATCTCTCTCGCCAGAAACCGTTGTTGAGGAATCGTGTGTCGCCGGAGGTCGAACAGGCCTTTGTGCCGGTGGCGGTTGCCCAACCGGCGTGGGGCCACGTACGCGTGGTTAACGAACTCCGCAAGCAGGCGCAAGCAGGCCTTCACGATCTCCCACGCAGGCGTCCGGTGTATCTGGCTCCGGCATGATCTGGAGACGATGTGAAACGGCTGAAGGTGCTAGAAGCCAAGGTCGCCAGGCAGTCCTGGTGCTGACGGACGCCCAGGTCGTGGCCTTGGAGAAGACGAAGACGGACAAAGAAGCCCACGGCGAATTCGAGAGCGAGTGCCCGGGCTACTGCGGGGCCCAAGACACCTTCATCTGTGGAGACACAGAAGGGCGTTGGCCGGATCTATCAACAGCCGTTCATCGATACATCCAGCAACGTTGGGTTCGCGAAACTGTATGATCGCAAAACGCGAGTGATGGCCGCTGATCTCTTGAATGATCGGGTACTCCCGTACTTCGAGCAGCAGGAGATTCCGTTGAGCCGAGTGCTGACCGACCGCGGGACCGAGTACTGTGGGGCACCCGAGCGCCATGAATATGAACTCTACCTGGTCGTGAGGAATATCGACCATGCCAGAATGAAGATACGATATCCCCAGACCAACGGGATCTGCGAGCGTTTTCATAAAACCATGCTCAATGAATTCTGCCGGGTCACATTTTGGAAGAAGATCTATTGGACGCTGGAGGCGCTGCAGCTTGATCTCGATGCGTGGGAGGAGGAGTACAACCAGCACCGCCCGCATCAAGGATGCTGGTGATATGGCAAGATGCTGATGCAAGCGTTCAGGGATCGTGTGTCGTTGGCGAAGACGGAAATCCTAGCACCGCAAACCCGGTGAGGACTCGCTGGCGGTCAGATGAAATCTTGAATTATACAAGTTCCGTCCAACTTCTAAGTGCTAGGCGAGTATGATGGATCCAGTTAGTTCGTTGCCCGCGATTGCGTCTTTGCTCGTAGCAGTGGCCACATCGTTCGTTCTTGTAAAGCGTTTTGGGGCTCCTCCTAGTGAGGGGCGCTATGCTTCGATTGATGGCTTGCGAGGGTACCTCGCATTTTTCGTTTTTCTCCACCATTCATGTGTGTGGTATTTTTACTTGAATACGGGGCGGTGGGAACTGCCACCTTCAAACCTGTACTCTCATTTTGGTCAAAGTAGCGTCGTGCTCTTTTTTATGATTACAGGATTTCTTTTCTTTTCGAAGCTTATTGCCGGAAGAACGAGTCCGGTCGACTGGGGAAAGCTGTTCGTTTCGCGATTTCTTCGCCTGACACCTCTGTACGTCTTTGTGGTACTTTTGCTATTCGTGACAGTTGGATATTTGTCCGGTGGTACCGCGAATGAGTCCACGTCTAAGTTGATGGTAGGGGCCGTGAGATGGCTGGGATTTACAGCTTTTGGCGGACCGAACCTCAACGGCGTCGAAGATACCTATGTTATCGTTGCAGGGGTTATGTGGACGCTGGCATATGAATGGCTTTTTTACTTCTCTCTCCCCCTTCTCGCCCTTACAGTGGGGGTAAGAGCGCCACTCACCTACCTTGTGCTCAGCGGTACGATCGTGTTAGGAGCGATCATTTTATTTTCGACCGTAAAGCATCCATCAATCACACTCCTAGTTGCATTTCTTAGCGGCATGGCAGTCTCTGTATTGGTTCTATCTGAGCCATTCCGTAAGTATTCAAAAGGAATGATTCCATCATTTGCTATTGTGGGCTGTCTCGCAACAGCAGTCGCTTTGTATTCAACCCCGTATAGCCCCGGTCCACTCTTTCTATTATTCGTAGCTTTTTCCCTCATCGCTTGCGGGAATGACCTATTTGGTATCCTGCGAAGCCCTGTCTCTCGCGTCATAGGTCAGATGGCGTATAGCATCTATTTGCTGCACGGAATCATTTTATTTGCCATTTTTAGTATTATCATCGGAATGGTGGAGTCTAAAGGACTCTCTCCTGCGGTGTTCTGGTTCATTATTGTCGGGATTACACCAGTGCTACTGCTTTTGTCGTTCTCTACGTTTTGCTGTATTGAGCGGCCCGCGATGCATAGCACAGCTGTATTCACGGCGTGGCTTCGATCTCGCCATTTCGTATCTTCTAAGGCTCAAGCTGTCGATCTCCCTCCCCCCAGGGATTAGGCAGTGGGCTCCCCCTTAAAAGTGGACGGTTTGTAGTGAGGCGTTACGGCCCCAGCCACCCATCCTGCCTCACGCGGTTTTGAATAACTCGCCGAAGGAACAATCGGCTTTGCAGGATGGCGTAGGAGCCATGAGCTCGATCCGCTGATGACCAACTGGTCGCTCTGAATATTGAGGCACCCGTGGTTTTGTCGGAGACCGTGAGCGTCTCGTCTCATGCGATCACGGCTTCGATAGACAAGTCGCTACACTAAATGCCAACGGCAAGTCTCCCCAACTCATTGACACGTTCCGGATGGTCTGCTGCCGGTTTCAAAGACACCGAGTGCGGTGTATGAATGAAGCCGGAGATAGGTCATGGAGCGACGGGGGTTTACGTGAGAGTTCAACATTGAGGTGGTGAAGTTCATCCAGGAGCGCGGGATGACGGTGTCGCAAGCCGCGCGTGATTTTGACGTACATGGGGCGGTGTTGCGTTGATCGCCTGAATCTACTGCGGCCTGCTTCGAGAAATAGGCGTTGTGAAGTTCGCCTTTATCTCGACCCACCGAGGAGTCTGGCCGGCAGGATGGCTGCGCGAGGCGCTTGGGGTCTCGCTGGCCGTCTTTTTTGACTGGCGGACCAGGTCGACGAACGCCGTGGCGCCGAATGTACTTGATCGCACGCTCTCGGCCGCCAATCGCAAATGGGGCGCTGGCTTTACCTGCCTCTGGACCGCCGAAGGCTGGTTCTAC contains these protein-coding regions:
- a CDS encoding acyltransferase gives rise to the protein MMDPVSSLPAIASLLVAVATSFVLVKRFGAPPSEGRYASIDGLRGYLAFFVFLHHSCVWYFYLNTGRWELPPSNLYSHFGQSSVVLFFMITGFLFFSKLIAGRTSPVDWGKLFVSRFLRLTPLYVFVVLLLFVTVGYLSGGTANESTSKLMVGAVRWLGFTAFGGPNLNGVEDTYVIVAGVMWTLAYEWLFYFSLPLLALTVGVRAPLTYLVLSGTIVLGAIILFSTVKHPSITLLVAFLSGMAVSVLVLSEPFRKYSKGMIPSFAIVGCLATAVALYSTPYSPGPLFLLFVAFSLIACGNDLFGILRSPVSRVIGQMAYSIYLLHGIILFAIFSIIIGMVESKGLSPAVFWFIIVGITPVLLLLSFSTFCCIERPAMHSTAVFTAWLRSRHFVSSKAQAVDLPPPRD
- a CDS encoding glycosyltransferase; translation: MSGLRWVAYRVVSGFLPERNAEGNQVVRAFLDSDAPMLCKKRFLGEKINLDSMFRDFIILKPWSKDEKGVLVLEYSQKFDLFIALFDLQRMMKDYYVVLEPCWAGYCDPSILMFMSSLNEVIVQCPERSDLEFISGLKSNLIPIGLGSSDWIDSELFAPKAEGSSKEYDLVMVANWAKHKNHRQLFKALRHVKHRPISLLLIGVDWGGRTDKDIAAEMNEYDLSHVKLEIRKSIPASEVAVCLRKSKVFLLLSEKEGSNRAIVEALFADIPAILYENFIGGARGKINEQTGVLSSFEELHLKIDYMLESYGMFTPRAWALEHTGSKNATRKLNSLLKSIAVSKAERWTTDIVEKVNNPNFSYKVKESIPLDRQARAIAKSYYR